In Candidatus Roseilinea sp., one DNA window encodes the following:
- a CDS encoding protease PrsW produces the protein MRVYTGAQYNRAGMPVWLSAVIIAFPTYGYARLVRSIDRFEQEPAKYLIVAFLWGAIPAAFIALVLQLIFSLPMSYMWGESTSATVTAVVFAPLTEEWAKGLAVAAVYLWRRREFDGWVDGIVYGSTVGFGFAYVENIIYLAGTESLGEWIQLFVVRVIVLGFMHGFYTSLIGIGFGLARHAPSRSRALGFIALGWIAATVTHAIHNASVTLVEASSGSTLLVTMLNYGLLIALMLGLRWLSARNDRQMFRTYLADESPEVITPEAYAALVGVRANAGPRNVPRLDGSFYHLAGELAQRKRQLIQYGEGTGEEIDRLRAQLRGLSSPRLQMASTSRSLDAADRDQGG, from the coding sequence ATGCGTGTGTATACCGGCGCTCAGTATAATCGCGCCGGCATGCCGGTCTGGCTTTCGGCAGTCATCATCGCTTTCCCCACCTATGGGTATGCGCGCTTGGTGCGCAGCATTGATCGTTTCGAGCAAGAACCTGCCAAATACTTGATCGTCGCCTTCTTGTGGGGCGCGATCCCGGCGGCGTTCATCGCGCTCGTCTTGCAACTGATCTTCTCGCTGCCCATGTCCTACATGTGGGGCGAATCAACATCCGCGACGGTCACCGCGGTCGTCTTCGCACCGTTGACGGAGGAATGGGCCAAGGGCCTGGCCGTTGCCGCGGTTTACCTTTGGCGCCGGCGCGAGTTCGACGGTTGGGTGGACGGCATTGTGTACGGCTCGACGGTGGGCTTCGGTTTCGCCTACGTCGAGAACATCATCTACCTGGCCGGCACGGAGTCACTCGGGGAATGGATCCAACTGTTCGTCGTGCGCGTGATCGTGTTGGGCTTTATGCACGGTTTCTACACCTCGCTCATCGGCATTGGCTTTGGCCTAGCGCGCCATGCGCCATCGCGGTCGCGCGCACTTGGGTTCATCGCACTTGGTTGGATCGCGGCGACCGTCACGCATGCGATCCACAACGCATCCGTTACGCTGGTCGAGGCGAGCAGCGGTTCGACGTTGCTCGTCACCATGCTCAACTATGGGCTCTTGATCGCCCTGATGTTGGGTCTGCGCTGGCTGAGCGCGCGCAACGATCGCCAGATGTTCCGGACGTATCTCGCCGATGAGTCGCCGGAGGTGATTACGCCGGAGGCTTATGCCGCCCTCGTGGGCGTGCGAGCGAACGCTGGACCGCGCAATGTGCCGCGACTCGATGGATCGTTTTATCATCTCGCAGGCGAGCTGGCGCAGCGTAAGCGACAGCTCATCCAATACGGCGAAGGGACGGGCGAAGAGATAGATCGCCTGCGCGCCCAACTCCGCGGCCTGAGCTCCCCGCGCCTCCAGATGGCGTCCACGTCGAGGTCACTGGATGCTGCCGATCGCGACCAGGGCGGATAA
- the rskA gene encoding anti-sigma-K factor RskA: MSDMSENSTRANADPVEDLIALYALNALDADDRAAVERRLAADARARALLDEMRAAVDRLNASAGEVEPPAHIKRRLMARVDADLASQGMPARRESAWERLKQALFPITAALAAAAILIAIGLGVWATSLQGQLAQAQQELALLQSPGLRVVSLPVAENAPAAAQIILVAAPTEATGLLTVSGLKPLTPNQTYQFWLLRSGQPVPAGTFSVDANGAGKLIVRAADRIGAFDQAGVTIEPAGGSETPTLSALVAIGSIQ, translated from the coding sequence ATGAGTGACATGAGCGAGAATTCAACCAGAGCGAACGCCGATCCGGTCGAGGATCTGATCGCCCTGTATGCGCTGAACGCGCTTGACGCCGACGACCGCGCCGCAGTGGAGCGTCGGCTGGCGGCCGATGCCCGGGCGCGCGCTTTGCTCGACGAGATGCGCGCAGCAGTGGATCGGCTCAACGCAAGCGCCGGCGAGGTCGAGCCGCCGGCGCACATCAAGCGACGGCTGATGGCCAGGGTAGACGCCGATCTAGCTTCTCAAGGCATGCCGGCTCGACGCGAAAGCGCGTGGGAACGCTTGAAGCAGGCATTGTTCCCGATCACGGCAGCCCTAGCCGCAGCCGCGATCCTGATTGCCATCGGCCTCGGCGTGTGGGCGACATCTTTGCAGGGCCAACTGGCTCAGGCGCAGCAGGAGCTGGCACTGTTGCAGTCCCCTGGCTTGCGCGTCGTCTCGCTGCCTGTCGCCGAGAACGCGCCGGCAGCTGCACAGATCATCCTTGTTGCCGCGCCAACCGAAGCGACCGGCCTGTTGACCGTCAGTGGGCTAAAACCACTCACGCCAAACCAGACCTATCAATTCTGGCTGTTGCGCAGCGGGCAGCCCGTGCCGGCCGGCACGTTTAGCGTGGACGCCAACGGTGCAGGCAAGTTGATCGTGCGCGCAGCCGATCGGATCGGTGCATTCGACCAGGCCGGCGTGACCATCGAACCGGCCGGCGGCAGCGAGACGCCCACCTTATCCGCCCTGGTCGCGATCGGCAGCATCCAGTGA
- a CDS encoding DNA-directed RNA polymerase sigma-70 factor, translated as MINTMSDESAKHMRSLSAVSDAELAARIARSDRDAFEQLYDRYAAKAFGLAIRLVGDRATAEDVVQEAFWRVWRSAKSYDPNRAGVSAWVLAIVHHCAVDELRRQRSRGATVELDAPESETQPLPDPSADTQDQVWANVQSEQVQAALAGLPEAQRAVIEMAYFGGYTRQEIAQRLNEPLGTIHTRARLGLIKLKALLAGLNA; from the coding sequence ATGATCAACACGATGTCAGATGAATCGGCCAAGCACATGAGATCACTCAGCGCGGTCAGCGACGCCGAACTCGCTGCGCGGATTGCGAGAAGCGATCGCGACGCTTTCGAGCAGCTCTACGACCGGTATGCCGCGAAGGCCTTCGGCCTGGCCATACGGTTGGTAGGCGATCGCGCCACCGCCGAGGACGTGGTTCAGGAAGCCTTCTGGCGGGTGTGGCGGTCAGCCAAATCATACGACCCCAACCGCGCGGGCGTGTCGGCGTGGGTGCTGGCGATCGTGCATCATTGCGCGGTGGATGAGTTGCGCCGGCAGCGCAGCCGCGGCGCAACCGTTGAGCTGGATGCGCCGGAAAGCGAAACGCAACCGCTCCCCGACCCCAGCGCCGACACACAGGATCAGGTCTGGGCCAACGTGCAAAGCGAGCAAGTCCAGGCGGCATTGGCCGGATTGCCGGAGGCGCAACGTGCTGTCATCGAGATGGCATACTTCGGAGGCTACACGCGCCAGGAGATTGCGCAAAGACTAAACGAGCCGTTGGGCACCATCCACACGCGCGCCCGATTGGGGTTGATCAAACTCAAGGCGCTGCTGGCCGGCCTGAACGCTTGA